Proteins encoded together in one Mannheimia haemolytica window:
- a CDS encoding putative DMT superfamily transporter inner membrane protein → MLYLLIATLIWASSFIVGKVAISAFDPVQIMQIRLTLAAFIALPFFMPAYKKIQKNQHIKVWLISFLTFPLCVILQFSGLKLTSAASAVALLGLNPLLTVLVGYFCFKKQATRLDFILSLFACVGILIMASGSDDNGSINVLGLLLVTLGSLSFIVGMYLSKEILQSVKVIDLTKVTLVQGAITALPITLFFAENWQLPTSLSAWASVAYLGIICTSLAILLWNKGISQSSPILAGILLALEPVFGLLMALVFLSERLSLITWVGIIIVICTALLSVLLPMMKRYKRSF, encoded by the coding sequence ATGTTATATTTATTGATTGCAACCCTGATTTGGGCAAGTTCCTTCATTGTGGGGAAAGTGGCGATTTCGGCTTTTGATCCTGTCCAAATTATGCAAATTCGGCTGACCTTAGCGGCATTTATCGCTCTGCCGTTTTTTATGCCTGCCTATAAAAAAATCCAGAAAAATCAGCATATTAAAGTTTGGTTGATTAGTTTTCTGACTTTTCCGCTGTGCGTGATCTTACAATTTTCCGGCTTGAAATTAACTTCCGCAGCAAGTGCCGTGGCATTACTCGGGCTAAACCCGCTTTTAACCGTCTTAGTCGGCTATTTCTGTTTCAAAAAACAGGCAACAAGGCTTGATTTTATCCTAAGTTTATTCGCCTGCGTGGGTATTTTAATTATGGCATCAGGAAGCGATGACAACGGCTCAATCAATGTACTAGGGCTACTGCTCGTTACCTTAGGCAGTTTAAGTTTTATTGTGGGAATGTACCTCAGCAAAGAGATTCTGCAATCAGTAAAAGTGATCGATTTAACCAAGGTCACGCTAGTGCAAGGAGCAATTACTGCTTTACCGATTACATTATTTTTTGCGGAAAATTGGCAACTACCGACCAGTCTCTCAGCGTGGGCGAGTGTAGCATATTTAGGCATTATTTGTACCAGCTTGGCAATACTATTATGGAACAAAGGTATCAGCCAATCTTCCCCAATTCTGGCAGGCATTCTACTCGCCCTTGAACCTGTATTCGGGCTGTTAATGGCGCTAGTCTTTTTATCAGAGCGACTGAGCCTCATTACTTGGGTTGGGATTATTATCGTGATTTGCACTGCCTTACTCTCCGTTTTGCTGCCGATGATGAAAAGATACAAGCGGTCATTTTAA